From Egibacteraceae bacterium, the proteins below share one genomic window:
- a CDS encoding DsbA family protein has translation MPELVRFHLDPICPWAYQTSRWVRQLVDLDVLQVEWGVFSLEIANTGTQEAREKGHARSANALRTMVLVRDEADHSGVSGFTGALGRRVHEAGAALDDDATIAAALTDAGLPAALADGAAGDDALWQRVVDEHTALVERTRSFGVPTIVLDGGDGPAIFGPVISDVPTDADAVALWQHVTWLTRYENFSELKRDRVIDPDLESFRAYRARQAAEAGA, from the coding sequence GTGCCCGAGCTCGTCCGCTTCCACCTCGATCCGATCTGCCCCTGGGCGTACCAGACCTCCCGGTGGGTCCGGCAGCTGGTCGACCTCGACGTGCTGCAGGTCGAATGGGGCGTCTTCTCGCTCGAGATCGCCAACACCGGCACGCAGGAGGCCCGCGAGAAGGGGCATGCCCGCTCGGCGAACGCCCTGCGGACCATGGTGCTCGTCCGCGACGAGGCGGACCACAGCGGCGTGAGCGGCTTCACCGGCGCCCTCGGCCGCCGGGTGCACGAGGCGGGTGCGGCACTCGACGACGACGCGACGATCGCGGCCGCCCTGACCGACGCGGGACTGCCCGCGGCGCTGGCCGACGGGGCCGCGGGCGACGACGCGCTGTGGCAGCGGGTGGTGGACGAGCACACCGCGCTGGTGGAGCGCACCCGAAGCTTCGGGGTGCCCACCATCGTGCTGGACGGCGGCGACGGCCCCGCGATCTTCGGGCCGGTGATCAGCGACGTGCCGACCGACGCGGACGCGGTGGCGCTGTGGCAGCACGTGACCTGGCTCACCCGCTACGAGAACTTCAGCGAGCTGAAGCGCGACCGCGTCATCGACCCCGACCTCGAGTCGTTCCGGGCCTACCGGGCCCGGCAGGCCGCCGAGGCGGGGGCCTAG
- a CDS encoding AI-2E family transporter — MGLWQQIRSAVGAPRATGGGDGVPATVPGPAAASPAVARPAADTDGGDATEDGHGGRPQAGVAEDTRTGVPEPEPIWAHPLVRAGALAWGLVGLVVVLVGAAAVLRELSVLVVPFVLALFPAALLSPLMRLLVARRVPPALAALLVIFGSIGLLVGVGSLLAEGIADEAPAMVTSVEEGIADLEAFLDEGPFGLEPDVIAGWLETGREQLIEVGSQAAGSVASAVAEGVAGLLFGLVALFFYLKDGARIADWLRRLFPAHLRTDAKTIGTQAWVTIGSYFRGQLFIALVDAVLIGLGLVLLRVPLALPLAVLIFFGGLFPIVGALASGAVAVLVALAASGPGAALVVLALIVGVQQFEGNVLAPVVLGKATALHPLAVILALAAGGIVLGVLGAFLAVPVAASLTRAIGYLRTGRGGGSSSSSSAVSPAAPASAGGR; from the coding sequence ATGGGGCTGTGGCAGCAGATCAGGTCGGCGGTGGGCGCGCCGCGCGCCACGGGGGGTGGCGACGGCGTCCCGGCGACCGTGCCCGGCCCGGCGGCCGCGAGCCCGGCAGTCGCACGCCCCGCAGCCGACACGGACGGGGGCGACGCGACTGAGGACGGCCACGGGGGACGGCCCCAGGCCGGGGTGGCGGAGGACACCCGGACGGGGGTCCCCGAGCCCGAACCGATCTGGGCCCACCCCCTCGTGCGCGCCGGGGCCCTGGCCTGGGGGCTGGTCGGCCTCGTCGTGGTCCTCGTCGGCGCGGCGGCCGTCCTCCGCGAGCTGAGCGTCCTGGTCGTGCCCTTCGTCCTGGCGCTGTTTCCCGCGGCGCTGCTGTCGCCGCTGATGCGTCTGCTCGTCGCGCGGCGCGTGCCGCCCGCCCTGGCGGCGCTGCTGGTGATCTTCGGGTCGATCGGCCTGCTGGTCGGGGTCGGCAGCCTGCTGGCTGAGGGGATCGCCGACGAGGCGCCCGCCATGGTCACCTCGGTGGAGGAGGGCATCGCCGACCTGGAGGCGTTCCTCGACGAGGGTCCCTTCGGTCTGGAGCCCGACGTGATCGCCGGGTGGCTCGAGACCGGCCGCGAGCAGCTGATCGAGGTCGGGTCCCAGGCCGCGGGCTCGGTGGCCAGCGCGGTGGCCGAGGGTGTGGCCGGCCTGCTGTTCGGCCTCGTCGCGCTGTTCTTCTACCTGAAGGACGGTGCACGCATCGCCGACTGGCTGCGCCGGCTCTTCCCGGCGCACCTGCGCACCGACGCCAAGACCATCGGCACGCAGGCCTGGGTCACCATCGGGTCGTACTTCCGCGGGCAGCTGTTCATCGCGCTGGTCGACGCGGTCCTCATCGGGCTGGGGTTGGTGCTGCTGCGGGTGCCGCTGGCCCTGCCGCTGGCGGTGCTGATCTTCTTCGGCGGGCTCTTCCCGATCGTCGGTGCCCTGGCGTCCGGCGCCGTCGCCGTGCTCGTCGCGCTCGCCGCCAGCGGTCCCGGCGCCGCCCTGGTCGTCCTCGCGCTGATCGTGGGCGTGCAGCAGTTCGAGGGCAACGTCCTGGCCCCGGTCGTGCTCGGCAAGGCCACGGCGCTGCACCCCCTGGCGGTCATCCTCGCCCTGGCGGCCGGGGGGATCGTCCTCGGCGTGCTGGGCGCGTTCCTGGCGGTGCCCGTGGCGGCGAGCCTGACCCGGGCCATCGGCTACCTGCGGACCGGCCGCGGCGGCGGCAGCAGCAGCAGCAGCAGCGCGGTCAGTCCAGCAGCGCCCGCATCCGCTGGGGGTCGGTGA
- a CDS encoding 50S ribosomal protein L11 methyltransferase gives MTWVLHTELTLDELNLHVAALEAAGLLGAVEQGGRASAYFHTGPLALPVEGRWEPVADQDWSETWKAGLEPVRVGDLVVAPPWRASGDVGEIVIEPAQAFGTGHHETTAGCLAALQQLALDGARVLDVGCGSGVLAIAAARLGAAVVAVDTDPLAVEATRHNATANGVALDVRAGSAGDVAGAFDVVVANLDTATLTALARALAARLRPGGTLVASGVSRERTDEAVTALAAVGLDPEVRAGSEWIVLVADARGDARQGPGSAAPGP, from the coding sequence GTGACGTGGGTGCTGCACACCGAGCTCACGCTCGACGAGCTGAACCTGCACGTCGCGGCCCTGGAAGCGGCGGGCCTGCTGGGGGCGGTCGAGCAGGGCGGGCGGGCGAGCGCCTACTTCCACACCGGGCCCCTCGCCCTGCCCGTCGAGGGCCGCTGGGAGCCCGTGGCCGACCAGGACTGGAGCGAGACCTGGAAGGCGGGCCTGGAGCCCGTGCGCGTCGGCGACCTGGTCGTCGCCCCACCCTGGCGGGCGTCCGGCGACGTGGGGGAGATCGTCATCGAGCCGGCTCAGGCGTTCGGGACCGGCCACCACGAGACCACCGCCGGCTGCCTGGCCGCGCTCCAGCAGCTGGCGCTGGACGGCGCCCGGGTGCTGGACGTCGGCTGCGGGAGCGGGGTGCTCGCCATCGCGGCTGCCCGGCTGGGCGCGGCGGTCGTCGCGGTCGACACCGACCCCCTCGCCGTGGAGGCCACGCGCCACAACGCCACCGCCAACGGCGTGGCCCTGGACGTGCGGGCGGGGTCGGCCGGCGACGTGGCGGGCGCCTTCGACGTGGTGGTCGCGAACCTCGACACCGCCACGCTCACCGCACTCGCACGAGCGTTGGCCGCACGCCTGCGCCCCGGCGGGACGCTGGTCGCCTCCGGCGTCAGCCGGGAGCGGACGGACGAGGCGGTGACCGCCCTGGCCGCGGTGGGCCTTGACCCCGAGGTCCGTGCCGGCAGCGAGTGGATCGTGCTGGTCGCGGACGCACGCGGCGACGCACGGCAGGGCCCCGGGAGCGCTGCTCCGGGGCCCTGA
- a CDS encoding antibiotic biosynthesis monooxygenase, whose product MSFVAINTLTVPPEMRDTLEQRFAARAGEVDTMEGFEAFELLRPVEGQDRYLVYTRWDRKASFDAWTESQQFSKGHAKSSGPQGPAASGSDLWTFDVVEHKEKS is encoded by the coding sequence ATGTCGTTCGTCGCCATCAACACCTTGACCGTACCCCCCGAGATGCGGGACACCCTCGAGCAGCGCTTCGCCGCGCGTGCGGGAGAGGTCGACACCATGGAGGGCTTCGAGGCCTTCGAGCTGCTGCGGCCGGTCGAGGGCCAGGACCGCTACCTCGTCTACACCCGGTGGGACCGCAAGGCGTCGTTCGATGCGTGGACGGAGTCCCAGCAGTTCTCCAAGGGGCACGCCAAGTCGTCGGGCCCGCAGGGACCGGCCGCCTCCGGCTCGGACCTCTGGACGTTCGACGTCGTCGAGCACAAGGAGAAGTCCTGA
- a CDS encoding aminotransferase class IV produces MGLDTALIDGRWLPLAEAALPVTDDGVARGDGAFETVGVWDGRPFRVEDHLARLAGSLAAIGIGPVDRALLRSEIDTLIEDVDTDAALRIYVTGSGTRLLTVSAQPVRAPARHLVPQPAPWVRPLGTYGPAGAKTMSYMPNMAATRAAQAAGGDDALLVSLEGLVLEGPTFGVLWVVDGEVRTPAVDLGIVDSISRRTLGDVARRAGYRVAEGRWRLEDLRGAGEFLVCSSVRPLTAVRRIGDLALSGPAPVADALGPLLDARRRGRG; encoded by the coding sequence ATGGGATTGGACACCGCGCTGATCGACGGGCGTTGGCTGCCGCTCGCCGAGGCCGCCCTGCCGGTGACCGACGACGGGGTCGCCCGCGGCGACGGGGCGTTCGAGACCGTCGGCGTGTGGGACGGCCGGCCGTTCCGGGTGGAGGACCACCTCGCGCGGCTGGCCGGGTCGCTCGCCGCGATCGGCATCGGGCCGGTCGACCGGGCCCTCCTGCGGTCGGAGATCGACACCCTGATCGAGGACGTCGACACCGATGCGGCGCTGCGGATCTACGTCACCGGGTCGGGGACGCGCCTGCTCACCGTGAGCGCCCAGCCGGTCCGCGCGCCGGCCCGGCACCTCGTGCCCCAGCCGGCGCCCTGGGTGCGTCCCCTGGGCACGTACGGCCCCGCCGGCGCCAAGACCATGTCCTACATGCCCAACATGGCGGCGACCAGGGCCGCGCAAGCCGCCGGCGGCGACGACGCGTTGCTCGTCTCGCTGGAGGGCCTGGTGCTGGAGGGCCCGACCTTCGGCGTGCTGTGGGTGGTCGACGGCGAGGTGCGCACCCCCGCGGTGGACCTCGGGATCGTCGACTCCATCAGCCGGCGCACCCTCGGCGACGTCGCGCGCCGGGCGGGGTACCGCGTGGCGGAGGGCCGCTGGCGCCTGGAGGACCTCCGGGGGGCGGGCGAGTTCCTCGTCTGCTCCTCGGTGCGCCCGCTGACCGCCGTGCGGCGGATCGGCGATCTGGCGTTGTCCGGCCCCGCGCCGGTCGCCGACGCGCTGGGCCCGCTGCTCGACGCCCGCCGGCGCGGCAGGGGCTAG
- a CDS encoding SDR family oxidoreductase, translated as MTAGVLDGRRVLVTGASSGIGEATVRACAAAGARVAGLARRTQRLRVLADEVGAAAVTADVTDAGSARAGVDEAAAALGGLDAVVNNAGALSVATVAEGDPEDWKRMLDVNVFGLLVITQAALPHLRSAGRGDVVNMSSMSGRRVPNAASGVYAATKHAVHAITEGLRRELHPDGIRVSVVAPGLVATDLAAGAPATAARDRLAGLQADIGLAPADVARQIVRILSEPPHVAVHEVALLPTDQG; from the coding sequence GTGACCGCCGGTGTGCTCGACGGCCGGCGGGTCCTGGTCACCGGGGCGTCGTCGGGGATCGGTGAGGCGACCGTACGGGCGTGCGCGGCTGCCGGCGCCCGCGTCGCCGGCCTCGCCCGGCGCACGCAGCGCCTCCGGGTGCTCGCCGACGAGGTGGGCGCCGCGGCCGTCACCGCGGACGTGACCGACGCGGGCTCCGCGCGCGCCGGGGTGGACGAGGCGGCCGCGGCGCTCGGCGGCCTGGACGCGGTGGTCAACAACGCCGGAGCGCTGAGCGTGGCCACAGTGGCCGAGGGCGATCCCGAAGACTGGAAGCGCATGCTGGACGTGAACGTCTTCGGGCTGCTGGTCATCACCCAGGCGGCCCTGCCGCACCTGCGATCGGCCGGTCGCGGCGACGTGGTCAACATGAGCTCGATGTCGGGGCGGCGGGTGCCCAACGCCGCCTCCGGGGTGTACGCGGCCACCAAGCACGCGGTCCACGCCATCACCGAGGGGCTGCGCCGCGAGCTGCACCCCGACGGCATCCGGGTGTCGGTGGTCGCACCCGGGCTCGTGGCCACCGACCTGGCGGCGGGCGCCCCCGCCACCGCGGCCCGCGACCGTCTCGCCGGGCTCCAGGCCGACATCGGCCTCGCGCCCGCCGACGTCGCCCGCCAGATCGTGCGTATCCTGTCCGAGCCGCCGCACGTGGCGGTGCACGAGGTGGCCCTCCTGCCGACGGACCAGGGGTAG
- a CDS encoding DUF5615 family PIN-like protein, whose product MKWLIDEMFPAAVAAELEDRGHGARAAVHDLRGLTDAQLLDVAVAEGRVLVTENVVDFARLLQVRQGEAGVAAVVLALKSGLPRDPARLARALAERLDAWARDHRDPFPTAYWL is encoded by the coding sequence GTGAAATGGTTGATCGACGAGATGTTCCCGGCCGCGGTCGCGGCAGAGCTCGAAGACCGGGGGCACGGAGCGCGCGCGGCTGTGCACGACCTGCGCGGGCTGACCGACGCGCAGCTGCTGGACGTCGCGGTGGCCGAGGGGCGCGTGCTCGTCACGGAGAACGTGGTCGACTTCGCCCGGTTGCTGCAGGTCCGTCAGGGCGAAGCGGGCGTCGCAGCAGTCGTTCTCGCGCTGAAGTCGGGGCTACCACGCGATCCCGCGCGTCTCGCCCGGGCGCTGGCCGAGCGTCTCGATGCGTGGGCCCGCGACCATCGCGACCCGTTCCCCACCGCCTACTGGCTCTGA